A window from Macaca fascicularis isolate 582-1 chromosome 20, T2T-MFA8v1.1 encodes these proteins:
- the C20H16orf89 gene encoding UPF0764 protein C16orf89 homolog isoform X2: MASPGLLLLLLLTALPPLGSYSLPGLDTAESKATIADPILSALERATVFLEQRLPEINLDGMVGVRVLEEQLKSVQEKWAQEPLLQPLSLRVGTLGEKLEAAIQRSLLYLKLSDPKYLREFQLTLQPGFWKLPHAWIHTNASLVYPTFEPQDSFSEESSDGCLVQLLGTGTDSSEPCGLSDLCRSLMTKPGCSGYCLSHQMLFFLWARMRGCTQGPFQQSQDYINLFCANMMDLNRRAEAIGYAYPTRDIFMENIMFCGMGGFSDFYKLRWLEAILSWQKQREGCFGEPDAEDEELSKAIQYQQHFLRRVKRREKQFSDGCSSHNTATAVAALGGFLYILAEYPPTNREPHPSTPPPPSSH; encoded by the exons ATGGCCAGCCCGGGGCTGCTGCTCCTGCTCTTACTGACGGCACTGCCACCGCTGGGGTCCTACTCGCTGCCTGGACTGGACACTGCCGAAAGTAAAGCCACCATTGCGGACCCAATCCTGTCTGCGCTGGAGAGAGCCACCGTCTTCCTAGAACAGAGGCTGCCCGAAATCAACCTGGATGGCATGGTGGGGGTCCGCGTGCTGGAAG AGCAGCTAAAAAGCGTCCAGGAGAAGTGGGCTCAGGAGCCGCTGCTGCAGCCGCTGAGCCTGCGCGTGGGGACGCTGGGGGAGAAGCTGGAGGCTGCCATCCAGAGATCCCTCCTCTACCTCAAGCTGAGTGACCCCAAGTACCTAAGAG AGTTCCAGCTGACCCTCCAGCCCGGGTTTTGGAAGCTCCCACATGCCTGGATCCACACCAACGCCTCCTTGGTCTACCCCACGTTCGAGCCCCAGGACTCATTCTCAGAGGAGAGCAGCGACGGATGCCTGGTGCAGCTGCTGGGAACCGG GACAGACAGCAGCGAGCCCTGTGGCCTCTCGGACCTCTGCAGGAGCCTCATGACCAAGCCTGGCTGCTCGGGCTACTGCCTGTCCCACCAAATGCTCTTCTTCCTCTGGGCCAGAATG AGGGGATGCACACAGGGACCGTTCCAACAGAGCCAGGACTATATCAACCTCTTCTGCGCCAACATGATGGACCTGAACCGCAGAGCTGAGGCCATCGGATATGCCTACCCTACCCGGGACATcttcatggaaaaca TCATGTTCTGTGGAATGGGCGGCTTCTCCGACTTCTACAAGCTCCGGTGGCTGGAGGCCATCCTCAGCTGGCAGAAACAGCGGGAAGGATGCTTCGGGGAGCCCG ATGCTGAAGATGAAGAATTATCTAAAGCTATCCAATATCAACAGCATTTTTTGAGGAGAGTGAAGAGGCGAGAAAAACAATTTTCAG ATGGCTGCTCTTCCCACAACACAGCCACAGCGGTGGCAGCCCTGGGTGGCTTCCTATACATCCTGGCAGAATACCCCCCAACAAACAGAGAGCCACACCCATCCACACCGCCGCCACCAAGCAGCCACTGA
- the C20H16orf89 gene encoding UPF0764 protein C16orf89 homolog isoform X1 — protein sequence MASPGLLLLLLLTALPPLGSYSLPGLDTAESKATIADPILSALERATVFLEQRLPEINLDGMVGVRVLEEQLKSVQEKWAQEPLLQPLSLRVGTLGEKLEAAIQRSLLYLKLSDPKYLREFQLTLQPGFWKLPHAWIHTNASLVYPTFEPQDSFSEESSDGCLVQLLGTGAARFSKSRCRTAIFSLATPTPSWVSGIYWEFQELQLGGWIATWEDAGQGQCSILNSLEPLSPRTDSSEPCGLSDLCRSLMTKPGCSGYCLSHQMLFFLWARMRGCTQGPFQQSQDYINLFCANMMDLNRRAEAIGYAYPTRDIFMENIMFCGMGGFSDFYKLRWLEAILSWQKQREGCFGEPDAEDEELSKAIQYQQHFLRRVKRREKQFSDGCSSHNTATAVAALGGFLYILAEYPPTNREPHPSTPPPPSSH from the exons ATGGCCAGCCCGGGGCTGCTGCTCCTGCTCTTACTGACGGCACTGCCACCGCTGGGGTCCTACTCGCTGCCTGGACTGGACACTGCCGAAAGTAAAGCCACCATTGCGGACCCAATCCTGTCTGCGCTGGAGAGAGCCACCGTCTTCCTAGAACAGAGGCTGCCCGAAATCAACCTGGATGGCATGGTGGGGGTCCGCGTGCTGGAAG AGCAGCTAAAAAGCGTCCAGGAGAAGTGGGCTCAGGAGCCGCTGCTGCAGCCGCTGAGCCTGCGCGTGGGGACGCTGGGGGAGAAGCTGGAGGCTGCCATCCAGAGATCCCTCCTCTACCTCAAGCTGAGTGACCCCAAGTACCTAAGAG AGTTCCAGCTGACCCTCCAGCCCGGGTTTTGGAAGCTCCCACATGCCTGGATCCACACCAACGCCTCCTTGGTCTACCCCACGTTCGAGCCCCAGGACTCATTCTCAGAGGAGAGCAGCGACGGATGCCTGGTGCAGCTGCTGGGAACCGG GGCAGCCAGATTTAGCAAATCGAGATGCAGAACTGCTATATTTTCTCTGGCAACCCCCACGCCCAGCTGGGTGTCTGGAATCTACTGGGAGTTCCAAGAACTACAACTGGGAGGCTGGATCGCAACCTGGGAAGACGCAGGGCAGGGTCAGTGCTCCATCCTTAACAGCTTGGAACCACTTTCCCCCAGGACAGACAGCAGCGAGCCCTGTGGCCTCTCGGACCTCTGCAGGAGCCTCATGACCAAGCCTGGCTGCTCGGGCTACTGCCTGTCCCACCAAATGCTCTTCTTCCTCTGGGCCAGAATG AGGGGATGCACACAGGGACCGTTCCAACAGAGCCAGGACTATATCAACCTCTTCTGCGCCAACATGATGGACCTGAACCGCAGAGCTGAGGCCATCGGATATGCCTACCCTACCCGGGACATcttcatggaaaaca TCATGTTCTGTGGAATGGGCGGCTTCTCCGACTTCTACAAGCTCCGGTGGCTGGAGGCCATCCTCAGCTGGCAGAAACAGCGGGAAGGATGCTTCGGGGAGCCCG ATGCTGAAGATGAAGAATTATCTAAAGCTATCCAATATCAACAGCATTTTTTGAGGAGAGTGAAGAGGCGAGAAAAACAATTTTCAG ATGGCTGCTCTTCCCACAACACAGCCACAGCGGTGGCAGCCCTGGGTGGCTTCCTATACATCCTGGCAGAATACCCCCCAACAAACAGAGAGCCACACCCATCCACACCGCCGCCACCAAGCAGCCACTGA